The region CGGGATCAAAACTTCGGTAATCGGCGCGCTTGACAAAGAGGGCAATTGGGTCATAAACGAGCCATTGCCTGCGACATTTGATCTTACCAAACCTCTTAGCATAAGCGCAACATTAACAACCATACAGGAAAAAGCAAACAAAGAGAAATTCGTAACCGAATTATACGGGCCAAACGGCGAGAAAAACACCCTTACGATTGATTTTACGAAAAAAATCCCTCAAGGCGCAAACCAAACAATCTGGCAAGCCGTAGCTACCGTAACAGCGCCTGATAAAAGCGTGCTTTCAACTTCAAAGGGCGAATTTGTATTTGGTGATAAAGGTACGCTCATTTCACACACTTTGAGCGGGCTTAGTAATGGAGGAACACCTCTAAAAATCGACTTTGGCTCGCAAACTCCGGCAGGATACGTTGGGCTAACAAGCAGTGCAGGAGCAAAAACTCTATCCGTAACCAAAGACGGCGCAGCGGAAGGAATTCTCAAAGAGTATTTCACAAACAGCAGCGGAAATATCCTAGCAAGCTTTACTAACGGCAAATCAATAGCCGTAGGCAAGGTTGCGCTTTATCACTTTCAAAACAAGCAAGGATTAGCAAAGCTTGGCGAAAATATCTACGCTCAAAGTGCAAATTCTGGTGCGCCGATATTTTATAAAGATAAAAACGGCAAGAGTATCTACGGAGCAAAAGTCGCAAGCTCGACGCTGGAGCAGTCAAATGTAAATTTAGCCCAAGCGCTAACCGAAGTAATCGCCATACAAAAGGCATTTGACGCAAACGCAAAAAGCATCACGACAAGCGATGATATGATAAAAACGGCGATAAATTTAAGAAGATAACTCCTCTCTTTCGGCGAGTTTAGTTAAGCGCTAGATTCGCCGAATTTATAAATTTAATTAATAAATACTACAAATTATTTTAGCTAAAATTAATAATTTATTTTATATAATTTCAATATTCATTATCATTAATTTATAAAGGAGAGTTGCTATGAAAAAGTTATCATTAACTATAGTGGCTATTATCTCTAACAATAGTTTTAGCAGATTCAGACATGAAACCGGTATGGCCACGGGATGTTGATCCAGGTCTTGTTGAATTTTGTCACTTTGCATGCGAACATCATTTAGGCAAAGATAAAATGGGGCAAGGTTTTGCATACACTAATTGTTTTAATTCATGCATTGAACGAAAGGGGCTAGGATTTTGATGTCATTTAAACACTTTGATCTATGTATAGGAGAGGCTTTAGAACAGCTTCAAAGCGCAATGGCGGAGGTTGTTAAATTTAAAGGCGAGATTAAAAATTCAAAAGAAATTCTAACTAAAACATCAGATGCCATGCTTGAAATTTGGGCGGCTAGAGATATATTTTATGCGGATAATCCCGAATGCAAACGCGACTTTAAAAGAGAATTTGAAGAAGACAAAAAGCGATACGAAGAGCTAAGCGAAATTCAAAACAGAGCTGTTAAACTCGAAGAAGAGAGTAAATTTAAAGAAGCTTCCGAAATTTACAAAGAGCTTTTGGAAATTTCAAAATACGGCTTTTTCAAACTCGTAGCGCAAGCGGGAATTTATCGCTGCAATCAAGATAAAATTTAATGTCTTTTCAGAAATTGGCTTTGAATTTAAGCAAGTCTAAAAGACTTAATTAATTTTCATTACAAGGAGGAAATCATGAGAAAATTACTCAGTATAGTTGCATTATGCCTACTTGTAACTGGCACAACACTCATTGCCAAACAAAAGCAAATAAAACCAGTATCTGATTGCGAGAGAATAATGTGCGAAAATTATTGTACAGATATCGGAGTTGATCCTCCCAATATGAGAGGCTGCGTTGAAGACTGCTTAGCTCGCTCACTATCGGCAAAAGATGAATGCGGTCGCTTTTAGCTCTATTTTGCTCGTTAAGAGGGCTAAATTTATTTAGCCCTCTATGTGCTTTGGTTATATCTGCTGCTTAAATTTCTAAATTAAGTGGCAACTACGCTTTGTGGTTTTGCGTATAAAAGCTACGAATTTATACTTTAAAAGGATTAAAATGAGTGAATTTGAAAAGATAAATTTATATCTTGAAGAGGTAAAAATACAAAACAATAAAGCCTCCAATAGACTATTTGACATAAACGACGATTTAAAAGATGCTAGAGATACAATGACTTCATCGTTTTATGCCAATAATACGCTTAAGAAAATATACGAAATTTATCCCGAACTAAACGAAAGTATGAGTAAGGTGCTTGACGGAAGCGAGGAGGGGCTTGAAAGGTTTGAAAATTTGGGCTGGATATTAAAAGAAGCTGACGGATTGGAGCATAAAAATAGACTAAATACCGCTATAAAGCTTTACGAAGAGCTGCTTAGCAAAGCAGATGAAGGATACTTTAAACTCGCCGCACAAGCGGGAATTTACCGCTGCAACACCCAAAATCCGCAAATTCAAAACAAACCCTTTAAAGAGCCCTTAAAGCAAGCAAATTTGCATATAAACTGCGCTTTAAGCTATCTATACGAAATAATTTATATAATAGATGAAGTGCAAGAGAAAAATTTTAAATCCAAGCTACACGAATGCAAATCCAAGTCCAAACTACGCGAAGAAGTAAAAAAAGAAGTTGCTACTGCTGCGTTTTATCTAATTTCAGCCAAGCAAAAACTGGGCGAAAATATCTTGCAAGAAGGCTTATCCCAAGCTTTAAAGCAAGAGTATGACGAACTAATTAGCGCTCTTAAAAATGCTAGCGAGCTTGAAAAGAAAGGCGAGCT is a window of Campylobacter sp. CCUG 57310 DNA encoding:
- a CDS encoding flagellar hook protein FlgE → MVRSFYNGVSGVKTQNFGMDVWANNISNINNVGFTASIPEFKSIFYQSVISAGNKPTTDQAGLGASRQTTALSFYKQGSMIATDNRLDMAIQGDGFFGVLDRNGQTYYTRTGSFGVDKEGYLVDNSGRYVTGVQNPLTSVTPSKNALQIFGKTHSITPYLEAYTLAAASDLELGDIASQGKIKLPDFLYLPSEVTTKISYKGTLNSSIIKEQVEVPIDEKTYVSNVDLATRRINLSGKVEKSDTIFEPKEGNMVRVNLTDANGIKTSVIGALDKEGNWVINEPLPATFDLTKPLSISATLTTIQEKANKEKFVTELYGPNGEKNTLTIDFTKKIPQGANQTIWQAVATVTAPDKSVLSTSKGEFVFGDKGTLISHTLSGLSNGGTPLKIDFGSQTPAGYVGLTSSAGAKTLSVTKDGAAEGILKEYFTNSSGNILASFTNGKSIAVGKVALYHFQNKQGLAKLGENIYAQSANSGAPIFYKDKNGKSIYGAKVASSTLEQSNVNLAQALTEVIAIQKAFDANAKSITTSDDMIKTAINLRR
- a CDS encoding porphobilinogen deaminase; translation: MSFKHFDLCIGEALEQLQSAMAEVVKFKGEIKNSKEILTKTSDAMLEIWAARDIFYADNPECKRDFKREFEEDKKRYEELSEIQNRAVKLEEESKFKEASEIYKELLEISKYGFFKLVAQAGIYRCNQDKI